One segment of Rhodopirellula baltica SH 1 DNA contains the following:
- a CDS encoding TIGR04282 family arsenosugar biosynthesis glycosyltransferase gives MPNSSKTPLRPLTASASPIRKLGVMAKVATEGKVKTRLGNTIGFDKSAQIHQRFLDHLFKVFQHWGDERHWVVSPIESISQTAPQASSYWQIIDQGGGNLGDRMRRWFANHAFSHPALPRTHAILIGADCPLLSPAEMDQTDRLFRDCDLVLGPATDGGYYLIGLSVPADSPNENNPPNRATLPSRTILNTLWNDIPWSTDEVFDRTVAAAEAIGLRIGMLPVRSDVDTEEDLTALLHQIEHPVDNTDVSSDHIELARDIRRILSQPMI, from the coding sequence ATGCCCAACTCGTCGAAGACTCCGCTTCGCCCGCTCACCGCTTCTGCCTCGCCGATCCGCAAGCTTGGCGTGATGGCCAAAGTTGCGACCGAGGGCAAGGTCAAAACACGGCTCGGCAACACCATTGGTTTCGACAAATCAGCCCAGATTCACCAGCGATTCCTCGATCATCTGTTCAAGGTGTTCCAACATTGGGGCGATGAGCGGCACTGGGTCGTCTCCCCCATCGAATCCATTTCGCAGACGGCGCCCCAAGCAAGCTCCTATTGGCAAATCATTGACCAAGGTGGAGGAAATTTGGGCGATCGGATGCGGCGATGGTTTGCCAACCACGCCTTCAGCCACCCTGCCCTGCCCCGCACCCATGCGATTCTGATAGGCGCCGACTGTCCTCTGCTGAGTCCCGCAGAAATGGACCAGACCGATCGACTCTTTCGTGATTGCGACCTGGTACTGGGCCCCGCGACTGATGGTGGCTACTACCTAATCGGGCTATCTGTGCCCGCCGATTCGCCGAACGAAAACAATCCCCCGAACCGGGCCACGCTCCCGTCCCGCACAATTTTGAACACCCTGTGGAACGACATCCCCTGGAGCACGGATGAGGTTTTCGATCGCACGGTGGCGGCGGCCGAAGCGATTGGGCTGCGGATCGGCATGCTTCCAGTCCGTTCGGATGTCGACACAGAAGAGGATCTGACTGCCCTCCTTCATCAAATTGAACATCCAGTCGACAATACGGACGTGTCCTCTGATCACATTGAACTCGCTCGAGACATTCGCCGCATCCTATCTCAACCCATGATCTGA
- a CDS encoding NAD(P)/FAD-dependent oxidoreductase — MSVPPSCTSDRVSQPHQESTGTLVVGGGAIGLSIAWELVRRGEKVTVIDRGPIAHGTSWAAAGIFPPANFDRATDPIDRLRGFSHTLWPLWCKQLVDQTGIDPGLIRCGGYYLAETVGEASALTGMMSYWDDLAVECQRIELTELLCRQPRLTEWSQTNPWIQSHPDSAAWWTPDEYQIRPSRLLTALATACQSLGVELLPHTTILDVSSDNSGCTAKTLTRDAVEHCLRSDRTILCGGAAIGSICPEIRLESSVIPIRGQILLLHSDTFTDPIVLNVGNRYLVARGDGNVLVGSCEEEVGFEQGTTDDVIDGLRSFANRVCPELESATVASQWSGHRPMTFDGFPMIGRVPDQRNVFVAGGHYRSGIHLASGTAVAMADVIEGKRSFMELSDFSVGKQQTVPR, encoded by the coding sequence TTGTCCGTCCCTCCATCTTGCACCAGCGATCGCGTCAGCCAACCTCACCAAGAGTCCACAGGCACGCTGGTTGTGGGGGGTGGAGCAATCGGACTTTCCATCGCTTGGGAATTGGTTCGTCGAGGCGAAAAAGTAACCGTGATCGACCGTGGCCCGATCGCGCACGGAACGTCTTGGGCGGCCGCCGGAATCTTTCCGCCCGCGAACTTTGATCGTGCAACCGACCCAATCGATCGCCTTCGCGGATTCAGCCATACGCTGTGGCCCCTGTGGTGCAAACAACTCGTGGATCAAACCGGTATCGATCCCGGGCTGATCCGATGCGGTGGCTACTACCTGGCCGAAACGGTTGGAGAGGCGTCCGCCCTGACCGGCATGATGTCATACTGGGACGACCTTGCCGTGGAATGCCAACGCATCGAATTGACGGAGTTGCTTTGTCGGCAACCTCGACTGACAGAATGGTCGCAAACCAATCCTTGGATTCAGTCGCATCCAGACAGCGCCGCTTGGTGGACACCCGACGAATATCAAATCCGTCCATCTCGATTGCTGACGGCATTGGCCACGGCGTGCCAAAGCCTGGGCGTGGAACTATTGCCGCACACGACAATCCTCGATGTCTCGTCCGACAACTCCGGATGCACCGCGAAGACGTTGACTCGGGATGCGGTGGAACATTGCTTACGCAGTGACCGGACGATCCTTTGCGGTGGCGCGGCGATCGGCAGCATTTGTCCAGAGATCCGCTTGGAATCATCCGTCATACCCATTCGAGGCCAGATCCTGCTGCTGCACAGTGACACGTTCACCGACCCAATCGTTCTCAATGTTGGCAACCGTTACTTGGTTGCTCGCGGCGATGGAAACGTGCTGGTCGGATCTTGCGAAGAAGAAGTTGGCTTTGAACAAGGCACTACCGACGATGTCATTGACGGCCTACGAAGCTTTGCAAATCGCGTCTGCCCAGAACTGGAATCAGCGACGGTCGCGTCGCAGTGGTCAGGGCACCGTCCCATGACATTCGACGGGTTTCCGATGATCGGACGCGTGCCTGATCAACGAAACGTGTTCGTTGCCGGTGGCCATTACCGCAGCGGAATTCACTTGGCATCCGGAACCGCTGTTGCAATGGCCGACGTGATCGAAGGCAAACGATCGTTCATGGAACTGTCTGACTTCTCCGTCGGCAAGCAACAAACCGTTCCGCGCTGA